The genomic region TGATTTTCAATTATTACCAGGATTATCAGTAGAGGTGAAAGTAGAAGGCAAAGCGCAACTATTCTAGATATTTGTATCACCACAAAGAACTTATGGCTTTGTGGTGATACCTTGACCATTAAGTATACCGAGGCCGTTCGATCAAACATTTCTTTCCTTCTATTCGTTTGTCAGATAAGCAGATCAAGTATAGAATGATATATATGAAATACATACTCTTTGACATTGATGGTGTACTTCTCAGGCCTACTATGTATTATGAACAATTTCTGGAAGAACGAATTTTACCTAATGCAACTAGTGTACTACAGCAATTCTATCATGAGGGGACAGCCTGTTTGACAGGAGAACAAGATCCTCTTAGGGCGATAACACCCTATCTGGAAAAATTGGGTTGGCAATTAACTCCAAAAGAATTTTATGACAGTAAGAACGATTTTGAACAGAAATATTTAGATAAGGAATTACTCATCCGGATATTAAACTTACGTAAACAAGGGTACAAATGTTATCTAGCTACTGATCAAGACCAAAACCGGAAATCTTATCTATTATATAAGATGAA from Spirochaeta cellobiosiphila DSM 17781 harbors:
- a CDS encoding HAD family hydrolase; its protein translation is MKYILFDIDGVLLRPTMYYEQFLEERILPNATSVLQQFYHEGTACLTGEQDPLRAITPYLEKLGWQLTPKEFYDSKNDFEQKYLDKELLIRILNLRKQGYKCYLATDQDQNRKSYLLYKMNLSCYFDGWFISSDLGFRKISPQFWYKVLEHFGIKTGEEILFIDDRKSNIDMAKQFGINGLHISDEKQILLLSQHIDDNSLCDL